A DNA window from Setaria viridis chromosome 2, Setaria_viridis_v4.0, whole genome shotgun sequence contains the following coding sequences:
- the LOC117843194 gene encoding myricetin 3-O-rhamnoside 1,2-glucosyltransferase UGT709G2 yields the protein MAEAAADMAHVLVFPVPAQGHLNSFLHFSTGLLRAGLHVTFLHTDHNLRRLGAAAREAAAASPRLRFLSVPDGLPDDDPRALDGIPRLMETLSTTGGAAYRDLLASLRRRDGRADDGFPPVTCVVADGVMPFAWEIAEELGVPAIAYRTVSACSVLAYMSVPRLIELGELPFPEGGGDLDEPVRGVPGMESFLRRRDLPIECRSLTETHQDPLLKAVVAATARSRKARALMLNTTASLERSSLTHLAQEMRDVFAVGLLHAMFPAPAAATSLWRHDDGCTAWLDGHAERSVVYISLGSLTVISHEQFTEFLRGLVAAGYPFLWVLRPDMLGASQDDALLEAVAAVGEDRALVVPWAPQRDVLRHRAVGCFLTHAGWNSTVEGVAEGVPLVCWPFFVDQQINSRFVGAVWRNGLDMKDVCERDVVERTVREAMESDEIRRSARALAEQVERDIADGGSSAMEFERLVGFIKELSRTSAAEVGLHIQE from the coding sequence atggcggaggcggcggcggacatggCGCACGTGCTGGTGTTCCCGGTCCCGGCGCAGGGCCACCTCAACAGCTTCCTCCACTTCTCCACGGggctcctccgcgccggcctccACGTCACGTTCCTCCACACCGACCACAACCTCCGCCGCCtgggcgccgcggcgcgcgaggccgcggccgcctcgccgcgcctcCGCTTCCTGTCCGTCCCCGACGGCCTCCCCGACGACGACCCCCGCGCCTTGGACGGCATCCCGCGGCTCATGGAGACCCTGAGCACCACGGGCGGAGCCGCGTACCGCGACCTGCTCGCCTCGCTGCGGCGTCGCGATGGGCGCGCCGATGACGGGTTCCCGCCGGTGACGTGCgtcgtcgccgacggcgtcaTGCCGTTCGCGTGGGAGATCGCCGAGGAGCTCGGCGTCCCCGCGATCGCGTACCGCACGGTGAGCGCGTGCTCCGTCCTGGCGTACATGTCCGTGCCCAGGCTCATCGAGCTCGGCGAGCTCCCGTTccccgagggcggcggcgacctcgatGAGCCCGTCCGCGGCGTCCCGGGGATGGAGAGCTTCCTGCGGCGGCGAGACCTCCCGATCGAGTGCCGTTCCCTCACCGAGACGCACCAAGACCCCTTGCTGAAGGCGGTGGTCGCGGCCACCGCGCGCAGCCGCAAGGCCAGAGCGCTCATGCTCAACACGACCGCGTCCCTAGAGCGTTCATCCCTCACCCACCTCGCCCAGGAGATGCGCGACGTGTTCGCCGTCGGGCTGCTCCACGCCATGttccccgcgccggcggccgccacgaGCCTGTGGCGCCACGACGACGGGTGCACGGCGTGGCTCGACGGCCACGCGGAGCGGTCCGTGGTGTACATCAGCCTGGGGAGCCTCACCGTGATCTCCCACGAGCAGTTCACCGAGTTCCTACGcgggctcgtcgccgccggctacCCGTTCCTCTGGGTGCTCCGGCCGGACATGCTCGGGGCGAGCCAGGACGACGCGCTCCTGGAAGCCGTCGCCGCGGTCGGGGAAGACAGGGCTCTCGTCGTGCCGTGGGCGCCGCAGCGGGACGTGCTCCGGCACCGCGCCGTGGGGTGCTTCCTGACGCACGCCGGGTGGAACTCGACGGTGGAGGGCGTCGCCGAGGGCGTGCCGTTGGTGTGCTGGCCCTTCTTCGTCGACCAACAGATCAACAGCCGGTTCGTGGGCGCCGTGTGGAGGAACGGGCTGGACATGAAGGACGTGTGCGAGAGGGACGTAGTGGAGAGGACGGTGAGGGAGGCCATGGAATCCGATGAGATCAGGAGGTCGGCTCGCGCCCTGGCGGAGCAGGTGGAGCGTGACATCGCCGACGGCGGGTCGTCGGCGATGGAGTTCGAGCGGCTCGTCGGCTTCATCAAGGAGCTCAGCAGAACGTCAGCCGCAGAGGTCGGTCTCCACATTCAAGAATGA
- the LOC117846384 gene encoding photosynthetic NDH subunit of subcomplex B 3, chloroplastic, producing MGSAVQLIGLLGVSSPPLAQSHCSCSGGAKKQVCSLRAPRQQSRRRLRVAHAVEMGAPGSAGAPEEEVEEPSVDFAFVSPRLLPDGTPDVHYRTARGGQKLRDIMLEGYIDLYGPYDKFLLNCSGGGVCGTCIVEVVEGKEMLSPKTEKEKEMLKRKPKTWRLACQATVGNADSTGQMVIQQLPEWKIHEWDKQK from the exons ATGGGATCCGCCGTGCAGCTCATCGGCCTCCTCGGCGTCTCCTCACCTCCTCTCGCCCAGTCCCACtgcagctgcagcggcggcgccaagAAGCAGGTCTGCTCGCTCCGCGCGCCGCGGCAGCAGAgtcggcgccgcctccgcgtcgCCCACGCCGTCGAGATGGGCGCGCCCGGCTCCGCCGgcgcgccggaggaggaggtggaggagccgTCCGTCGACTTCGCGTTCGTCAGC CCGCGGCTGCTGCCGGACGGGACGCCGGACGTGCACTACcggacggcgcgcggcgggcagaAGCTCCGGGACATCATGCTCGAGGGCTACATCGACCTCTACGGGCCCTAC GATAAGTTCCTTCTCAACTGCTCAGGAGGCGGCGTGTGCGGGACCTGCATCGTCGAG GTGGTTGAAGGCAAGGAAATGCTTTCTCCAAAAAccgaaaaggaaaaggagatgcTCAAAAGG AAACCCAAGACGTGGAGATTGGCTTGCCAGGCTACGGTCGGCAATGCAGATTCAACTGGACAG ATGGTCATTCAGCAATTGCCAGAGTGGAAGATACATGAGTGGGACAAGCAGAAGTAA
- the LOC117846383 gene encoding myricetin 3-O-rhamnoside 1,2-glucosyltransferase UGT709G2, which yields MEAAHVLVFPVPVQGHINAMLPFAAALLDAGAHVTFLHSDHNLRRVGRAASVASSPRLRFLSIPDGLPDDSRRSVGDLGELDRSLREVGSVRYRALFASLLSAGSPNRARADDEHRFPPLTCVVADGLMPWAIDIAEELGVPALAFRTSSACSFSAFMSAPGLFVLGDLPFPAGGDLDEPVRGVPGMESFLRRRDLPSSFRRRGDTDDVDPSLHVIAKASAHCGKARALVLNTAASLERSALAHIAPRMRDLFSVGPLHAMSPALAPSCSLWREDDGCLAWLDGQADRSVVYVSLGSFTVISREQFQEFLSGIAATGYPFLWVLRPDMVGASQDGVLHEAAMAAAGDGKARIVAWAPQRDVLRHRAVGCFLTHAGWNSTLEAVVEGVPMVCWPFFADQHINSRFVGAVWRNGLDMKDVCERGVVERTVREAMESDEIRRAAQALAQLVKRDVAAGGSSATELERLVGFIRELSASKATRGLGQ from the coding sequence ATGGAGGCGGCGCACGTGCTGGTGTTCCCGGTCCCGGTGCAGGGCCACATCAACGCCATGCTCCCATTCGCTGCCGCTCTCCTCGACGCCGGCGCCCACGTCACATTCCTCCACTCCGACCACAACCTCCGCCGCGTCGGCCGAGCCGCCTCCGTGGCCAGCTCGCCGCGCCTCCGCTTCCTCTCCATCCCGGACGGCCTCCCCGACGACAGCCGGCGCTCGGTGGGCGACCTAGGGGAGCTCGACAGGTCGCTGCGGGAGGTGGGCTCCGTCAGGTACCGTGCTCTGTTCGCATCTCTGTTGTCTGCAGGGAGCCCGAACCGAGCTCGCGCCGATGACGAGCACCGCTTCCCGCCGTTGACCTGCGTCGTCGCCGATGGCCTGATGCCTTGGGCGATCGACATTGCCGAGGAGCTCGGCGTCCCGGCTCTCGCCTTCCGCACGTCCAGCGCCTGCAGCTTCTCGGCCTTCATGTCCGCCCCCGGGCTCTTCGTGCTTGGGGACCTCCCCTTCCCTGCAGGCGGCGACCTCGACGAGCCGGTCCGTGGAGTTCCGGGTATGGAGAGCTTCCTTCGCCGCCGGGATCTTCCAAGTTCTTTCCGCCGTCGCGGTGACACCGACGACGTCGACCCAAGTCTTCACGTgatcgccaaggcctccgcgcACTGCGGCAAGGCACGGGCGCTCGTGCTCAACACGGCCGCCTCCCTGGAGCGGTCGGCGCTCGCGCACATCGCGCCCCGCATGCGCGACTTGTTCTCCGTCGGGCCTCTCCACGCGATGTCGCCGGCGCTAGCGCCGTCCTGCAGCTTGTGGCGCGAGGACGACGGCTGCTTGGCCTGGCTCGACGGCCAGGCGGATCGGTCCGTGGTGTACGTCAGCTTGGGGAGCTTCACCGTCATCTCCCGCGAACAATTCCAGGAGTTCTTGTCCGGGATCGCCGCCACCGGCTACCCGTTCCTCTGGGTGCTCCGACCGGACATGGTCGGGGCAAGCCAGGATGGCGTCCTCCACGAagcggccatggcggccgcaGGAGACGGCAAGGCACGTATCGTGGCGTGGGCGCCGCAGCGAGACGTGCTGCGGCACCGGGCGGTGGGGTGCTTCCTGACGCACGCCGGGTGGAACTCGACGCTGGAGGCCGTCGTGGAGGGCGTGCCGATGGTGTGCTGGCCCTTCTTCGCCGACCAGCATATCAACAGCCGGTTCGTCGGCGCCGTGTGGAGGAACGGGCTGGACATGAAGGACGTGTGCGAGAGGGGCGTGGTGGAGAGGACGGTGAGGGAGGCGATGGAATCTGATGAGATCAGGCGGGCAGCGCAGGCTCTGGCGCAGCTGGTGAAGCGCGACGTCGCTGCCGGAGGGTCGTCGGCGACGGAGTTAGAGCGGCTCGTCGGGTTCATCAGGGAGCTAAGCGCGTCGAAGGCGACACGCGGTCTCGGTCAGTGA